CCCGGTCCTCTTCCTCGGCATCTCCGTGCCGTCCGACGGCTGGCACGCACCGAACGAAAAGGTCGAGCTCGACCTGCTGATGAAGGGCGTCGAAACCGCCGCCCTTCTGTGGGGCGACCTCGCGGAGACCTGGCGCCCGGCCTGACCGCGCACCCCCGTACCGCTCCGCGCCCGTACGCAGCAATCACCCACGCCACAGGGGGAGTTGGAAACAGCAGTGACCACCTGGACCGACCACACCGCCGGCCGGCCGCTCACGTTCAGCGCGCCGAGCGGAATTGACCGCTCCGCCCATCACCGTCTCGACGAGGCATGGCTGGCGGCGGCCTGGAGCCACCCGACGACGCGCGTCTTCGTGGTGTCCGGCGGACAGGCGCTGATCGACGACACCCCTGACGGCCGCACCGAGCTGATCATGACGCCGTCCTTCGAGGCGCCGCTGACCGAGGCCCACCGCTACTACCTCGGCACCGACGACGAGGGCGTCAGCTACTTCGCCCTCCAGAAGGACTCGCTGCCCGGCCGCATGGACCAGTCCGCGCGCCCGGCGGGCCTGCGCGAGGCCGGTCTGCTGCTGTCGCCCCGCGACGCGGGCCTGCTGGTGCACGCCGTCGCCCTCGAAAACTGGCAGCGCCTGCACCGCTTCTGCTCACGCTGCGGCGAGCGCACCGTCATCGCCGCCGCGGGGCACATCCGCCGCTGCCCGGCGTGCGGCGCCGAGCACTACCCACGCACCGACCCGGCGGTGATCATGCTCGTCACCGACGAGGAGGACCGCGCCCTCCTGGGCCGGCAGGTCCACTGGCCCGAGGGCCGCTTCTCCACCCTTGCCGGCTTCGTCGAGCCGGGTGAGTCCATCGAGCAGTCGGTGGCGCGTGAAGTCTCCGAGGAGGCCGGCGTCGTCGTCGGCGATGTCGAGTACATCGCCAGCCAGCCCTGGCCCTTCCCCTCCAGCCTGATGCTGGGCTTCATGGCGCGCGCCACGTCGTCCGAGATCCAGGTCGACGGCGAGGAGATCGAAGAGGCCCGCTGGTTCTCCCGCGAGGACCTGCGCGCCGCCTTCGAGTCCGGCGAGGTCCTTCCGCCCTACGGCATCTCCATCGCCGCCCGCCTCATCGAGCTCTGGTACGGCAAGCCGCTGCCCAAGCCGTGAGCGCTGGACGGTGAGCGGGGGCGGGCGGGCCGTATGGCAGTCCGCCCCCGACGCCGTCAGGCAGCAGCCAGCGGGCAGACGGTACGCAGCAGGCAGCAGCCAGCAGGCCGTCGGCCGGTCCCACATGGGGTCCGGCCGACGGCCTGCCGCGTGCACACGGAGCGCAGCCGTCAGACCATCCGGCCGTCGAGCCGTCGAGCCGTCGAGCCGTCGAGCCGTCGAGCCGTCCGGCCATCGGCTGTCAGGCCCCGACCTTCTCCTTGACCTGCGCCAGGGACGGGTTGGTCAGCGTCGAGCCGTCGGGGAACCGCACGGTCGGCACGGTCTGGTTGCCGCCGTTCGCCTTCTCCACGAACGCCGCGGACTCCGGGTCGTGCTCGATGTTGATCTCGGTGTACGCGATGCCCTCGCGGTCCATCTGGCCCTTCAGCCGACGGCAGTAGCCGCACCAGGTCGTGCTGTACATCGTCACAGTGCCCGCCATGCGTCCCGCGCTCCTTCGTTAAGTCTTGATCCGAAACCGCCCGACGCCGTACTCGGCACTCGGCGCGGCCAAGCACCACAACGTACGACGTGCCCGGGGCATTCCCGGGGGGCCACCCCCACCCCTCCCCCCTCCCCACCCACACCCCCGAGAGACCGCCCCCACCGGCCTCGCCTCAGCCCCCACCGCCCCTTCCCGCTGCTGCTGCTGCCGCTGCCGCTGCGCCGCTCTGCGCCGGCTGCTCGCCGCTGAGAAAAGCAAAGCACCCTCCGCGGCCGCGTGCCGGCCGTTGTCCACAGGGGCCGTGATGCGTACGACCGGGGTGCGGCGGCTGTGGACGGGCTTCCCGGGCGGCCGCGCGGACCTGGCAGCATGGCGGGGTGACAGCAGCAACGGACTCCTCTCTCTTCCCGCAGGTGCCTGACTCGGCCGACGGGGTGCTCGACGGGCTCGACCCCGAGCAGCGCGAGGTCGCCACGGCTCTGCACGGTCCCGTCTGCGTGCTGGCCGGTGCCGGCACGGGCAAGACCCGCGCGATCACCCACCGGATCGCCTACGGGGTGCGGGCCGGGATCCTGCAGCCCGCGAGTGTGCTCGCGGTCACGTTCACGGCCCGCGCGGCCGGCGAGATGCGCGGCCGGCTGCGGCAGCTCGGCGCGGGCGGGGTCCAGGCCAGGACGTTCCACTCCGCCGCCCTGCGGCAGCTCCAGTTCTTCTGGCCGAAGGCCGTCGGCGGTGAGGTCCCGCGGCTGCTGGAGCGCAAGATCCAGCTCGTCGCCGAGGCCGCCGCCCGCTGCGGCATCCGGCTGGACCGCAATGAGCTGCGCGATGTCACGGCCGAGATCGAATGGTCCAAGGTCACCCAGACCGTGCCGGCCGACTACCCCGCCGCCGTCGTCAAGGCCGGCCGCGAGGCCCCTCGTGACCCGGCCGAGGTCGGGCAGATCTACCGCACGTATGAACAGCTCAAGCGCGAGCGCGGCAGCATCGACTTCGAGGATGTGCTGCTGCTCACCGTCGGTGTGCTGCAGGACCGGCACGACATCGCCGAGCAGGTCCGGGCCCAGTACCAGCACTTCGTCGTCGACGAGTACCAGGACGTCAGCCCGCTCCAGCAGCGGCTGCTGGAGCTGTGGCTGGGGGACCGCGACACCCTCTGCGTGGTCGGCGACGCCGGCCAGACGATCTACAGCTTCACCGGCGCCACCCCGGACCACCTCCTCAACTTCCGCACCCGCCATCCGAACGCGACGGTCGTCAGGCTCGTCCGCGACTACCGCTCCAGCCCCCAGGTCGTGCACCTCGCCAACGGTCTGCTCTCCCAGGCCAAGGGGCGCGCCGCCGAGCAGCGCCTGGAACTGGTCTCGCAGCGCGAGGCCGGCCCCGAGCCCGTGTACACGGAGTACGCCGACGAGCCCGCCGAGGCCGAGGGCACCGCCCGCCGGATCCGTGACCTGATCGCCGCCGGTGTGCCCGCCGGGGAGATCGCCGTGCTCTTCCGCATCAACGCCCAGTCCGAGGTCTACGAGCAGGCGCTGGCGGACGCCGGGGTGCCGTATCAGCTGCGGGGCGCCGAGCGGTTCTTCGAGCGGCCCGAGGTGCGCGAGGCCGGAGTCAAGCTGCGCGGCGCCGCCCGTTTCGGTGCCAACGACGCGCTGCTCGACGACGCCATGGATCTGCCGTCCGAGGTGCGGGCGGTGCTCAGCGACATGGGCTGGACGAGCAGGCCGCCGGCCGGCTCCGGGGCGGTGCGGGACCGCTGGGAGTCCCTGGCGGCCTTGGTCCGGCTGGCCGAGGACTTCGCCAGGGCCCGGCCCGCGGCCACCCTCGCGGACCTCGTCGCCGAGCTGGACGAGCGGGCGAACGTCCAGCACGCCCCGACGGTCGAAGGGGTGACCCTGGCGTCCCTGCACGCTGCCAAGGGCCTGGAGTGGGATGCCGTCTTCCTGGTCGGCCTCACCGAGGGCATGCTGCCGATCACCTACGCCAAGACTGACGAGCAGATCGAGGAGGAGCGCCGGCTGCTCTATGTCGGCGTCACCCGCGCCCGGCTGCATCTGGGCCTGTCCTGGTCGCTGGCGCGCTCTCCCGGCGGGCGGGCCTCCCGCCGCGCCAGCCGCTTCCTCAGCGGCCTGCGGCCCGGGTCCGGGGCGGCGGCCGGCCGCCGGGCGCCGGGCGCGCTCTCCGGGGGCATCGAGCGCGGCGACGGGGCGGCTGCGGTGGCTCGGCGCCCCCGGCACCGCAGCCCGGCCCGCTGCCGGGTCTGCAACAGGACCCTCACCGACGCGGGCGAGATGAAGCTGATGCGGTGCGAGGACTGCCCCTCGGAGCTCGACGAGGCGCTTTACGAGCGGCTGTGCGCGTGGCGGGCCGAGCAGGCGGCGCGTTCCCGGCAGCCCGCCTACTGCGTCTTCACCGACAAGACCCTGATGGCGATCGCGGAGGCCGTGCCGGGAACCGAAGCGGAGCTTGCGGTCATCTCCGGGGTGGGGCGGCGGAAGTTCGACCGCTACGGCAGTGACGTGCTGGCAATCTGTGCCGGCGAGGAGCTCGTGGGGGCCTCGGAGGACGGGCCCGGGGACGCCGCGAAAAACTCGTCGGAAAAATAGTTTGCGCGCGCGGAGCGCATCCCCATAGCCTTCACAAGCAACGGAGACAACGGTTTCTTTCCGAGATCCGATGGATCCGTGCTGTACTTGAACACCCTGGAACGGGATTCCCGGTCCACCGAGACGCCGAGAGGAGGCGAGCCCAGTGATCAGCATCATCGAGACCAACAAAATGACCGATCTCTCGGTCGTCGCCACCTGCCCGCTCGGCTCCTCGCTCCCTGGTACCGGTATGTCCGGCTTCGGCCGCCTGTCCGGTATGGGAGTCGCGCGTCCCGAGTCCCTCGCTGTGCTGACGCGCGGCGAGCGGAGCGAGCGACCGACCGAGGCACCTGCGGTAGCAGCGGCGGCATCGGCGAATGCCCTTGTCTTCGCGGCGGCCAATGGTGCCGGATCCCGGAAGCAGTACCAGACGCAGCATGAAACGTGGGCCTACCGCGGCCACGAACCCTGGAGAGATCCAGCCTGATCGGCACGATCAGGTCGGCACCTTCCAGGGCCGCGGAACCCACACCGGGATCCGCGGCCCTTTTGTTTTCCCCCAAGCCTCCGGCTAGGGGGGACCCCCACAAGCGCGCCCGCCACCAGCCGGGCCGAACAGACGAGGAACACACCACCGTGCAACTGCAGACGCACACCCCGTCCGTAGCCACCGACCTGATCCCTCCGCCCGACCCTCAGGAGAACTCCTTGCTTCCCCTCACCGAGCTCGACGACGAGATCGACCGCCTCGGCGCCGCCGTTCCGTGCCGCACCTACGACCCCGAGGTCTTCTTCGCCGAGTCCCCGGCCGACGTCGAGTACGCCAAGACGCTGTGCCAGACCTGTCCGGTCCGTGAGGCCTGCCTCGCCGGTGCCAAAGACCGCCGTGAGCCGTGGGGCGTCTGGGGCGGCGAGCTCTTCGTCCAGGGCGTCGTCGTGCCGCGGAAGCGGCCGCGTGGCCGTCCGCGCAAGAACCCGGTCGCGGCATGAACACCATCGGCACAGGAACGATCGACCGTCCCCTCACCCGGGACCCCCAGAAGCAGGACCTCACGATGAACCCCTCCCTCACCGACACCCCCGTCCTTGTGAACACCGACGCGACCGAGTCGCGTCAGAACAGGAACCTCGCCATGCAACTCATCCCAGAAGCTCTGGCGCGTGCGCATATGCACCAACGCCTCCGGGAGGCCGAATCGGAACGCAGGGCGCACCGGCTCGCGGCCGCGCGGCGTATGCAGCGGCGCGCCGAGCGCGCGTCGCTCCGTGCCCGCCGGGCGCTGGCCATGGCCGTGATGCAGTAAGGCGCTGATGCCGCCACCCATGGGGTCCGTCCGACAGGGCGGGCCCCATGGTGCGTTGTATCCCGTTTCGCGGGTCCGGCGGGGATATCGTCGGCTGGTGGACCAGAAGACGCATGAACGCGCGGAGTTGGCCGACGGGAACACGATGTGCGCCGGCTGCGGCGCGGTCGCCGAGGGCGCCGGGCCGACCTGGACCTGCTCCGTCGAGAACGGTGAGCGCCGCTACTTCTGCCACCACTGTGCGCGGGAGAACATCCGGGCCATCGAAGGGCGCCTGGATTCCAGCTGGTGGTGAGGCCGGCCGCCGCCGGAGCCGGCTGCCCCCGGGCCGTCCTGTCCGCTCCGCCGGCCGGAGCGGACAGGACGGGCTCGTGTGGCGCGGTGGGCCCGGCTCAGACCGTGGTCTCCTCGACGGACTCCTTCCCGAGCTCCGCACCGATCTCGTCGTCCCCGAGGGGGTCGGCACCGGCGATGTCCGGGGCGGCCGGCTCCTCCTCGGGCACAAAGCCGGGCAGCCACGCCTCCAGCTCGTCGCGCAGCCGTACCGTCGCCCCCAGCTGGCACAGCACCCCGATCGTGCTCAAGGTCACCCGGTGGATCAGGAGGTACGAGGGCGGCAGATTGAGCTGCTTGCCCAACTGGTGGGCAGGAGAGCGCGGATCGCCGATCCGGGTGGCCTGATGGCGCATCCAGCTCCGGGTGAAGGTGAAGGCGTCCACCAGCGCGGGCTCGATGATCGGCAGGAGATAGTCCAGCACCGCGTCCGGGTCCAGCTCGATGGACTCCTTGACGAAGCCCTCCTCGCACAGCAGCTGGTAGACGGCGTCCGCCTCGCCCTCCAACGTCATCCGCAGCGAGGTCCCGATCGTCGGCGGCAGCCCCTCGGGCAGCCGGTCGACGGTGCCGAAGTCCAGCACCCCCAGCCGCCACTCCTCGACCGGGCCGTCCGGGAAGTTTCCGGCCAACAGCCGGAAGTTGCCCGGATGCGGGTCGGCATGCAGCAGGCCCGTACGGGCAGGGCCGGAGAAGAGGAAGCGGGCCAGCAGCTGACCGGCACGGTCCCGCTGCTCGTCGGTGCCGTCCGCGATCACCACCGACAGCGGCACCCCGTCCATCCACTCCGTCACCAGCACCTCGTCGCACTGGTGCACCACGGCCGGCACCACCACGTCCGGGTCGTCGGCGAACTCCTCGGCATGCGCCCGCTGGGCCGCTGCCTCCAGGGAGTAGTCCAGCTCCTCCGACACCCGGTCACGCAGCTCGGTGATCAGCGGTTTGATGTCCATGCCCGGGATCAGCGGGCCCAGGAGCCGCGCGAACCGGCTCAGCTGTGCCAGGTCCGACAACAGCGCCTGGCCGGCACCCGGATACTGCACCTTGACCGCCACCTCGCGGCCGTCGTGCCACACCGCACGGTGGACCTGCCCGATCGAGGCCGCCGCGGCCGGCTTGTCCTCGAACTCCTCGAACAGCTCCCGCCAGTCCTCGCCGAGCCGTTCCGCCAGGACGGAGTGCACCGTGCTGGTCGGCATCGGAGGCGCCGCCTCCTGAAGCTTCGTCAGGGCGGCGCGGTAGGGTCCGGCGATCTCCTCGGGCAGTGCCGACTCGAAGACGGACAGCGCCTGCCCGAACTTCATCGCCCCGCCCTTCAGCTCACCGAGCACCTTGAAGAGCTGTTCCGCGGTGCGCTGTTGCAGCTCCCGGCCGACGATTTCCGCGGATCTGCCGCCGATCCGCTTGCCGAGGCCCCAGGTGGCACGGCCGGCGAACCCCAGTGGCAGCGCGGCCAGCTTGGCGGTGCGGGTGACCGCCTTGCGGGGAAGATCAGACATGTGCCCCTCCAACTCACACTGTCCCCCAACCGGGGTTACTCCGTCATTGTGGCGTGTCACGGCCGAGGATCCGAGGCGCCCGTCGTACCGGGCGGACCGGCAGCGCCGCAGCCGCACTCCGGATGCGGCTCGATCCGCACCGTCCGCACGGTGGCACACGGTGCGGCGAGCTCCATCCGCGCCCCTGTGCACGGCGGCAGTTCACCATCGAGGAACGTCAGTGCCTGGACGGCGGCGACCCCCGCGACCGCGGTCGCCAGCGCGGCATCGCAGGCCGGCACCGCGGGGGAACCCCGTCCCGACCGCCACTGCGCCAGCAGCCGCGGCCAGGCCGGCTCCGCGTCCGTACGGCGTAGTTCATCGCAGCGGGCACAGGCCGAACCTCCAGGCAGTACCAAGGGACCCACCACACCCGTGCCCTCGATCACCCCCGCGTAAAGATGCGGGATGCCGGCGGTGAGCAGCGGTTCGCAGAGCACGGGATCGGGGGCGTACGCGCCGAGTCCGTCGCGCGGGGCGAGCACCACGAGGGACAGCCCGGGTTCGCCGGATTCGCTGACCGGGACCCTCGGCCGCGGGGTACGGGCCCAGGGGGAGCAGCGGGTGACCAGCCGTCGCGCCGCGACGGCGCGCCGCTCACCGGTCTGCTCGGCCGGCAGCCCGCCGGGCAGCACGTCCCACGGCTGGACCGTGCCGCCGTCGACCACCTCCACCCGGCCGGCCCCCGAGGCCGAGAGCAGCGCCGCGATCGCGGCGCCGACCCGCCCCGCCCCCTTGACCCGCGCCCGGACCGCGCGACGCGCCCCCATCCGGCTCAGCGCGCCCGCGGGCTCGGGATGCCGCACCGAGAGGGACGCCAGGTCGGGCCGCAGCTGTTCGAAGGCGGCCTGGTCCGCCCGGACCGCCTCGGCCGGCGGGCCGCCGGCGGTGGGGGCTTCCAGCAGCCCGGCCGCGCCGAGCCGGTCCACCACACCCCGTACGTGTTCGGGCGGGAGGTCCAGTAACGCGGCCTCCTCGATCAGTTGCGGCAGCGTGCGCGTGCCGTCGATCAGCGAGAGGAAGCTTCCGGTCGCCGTATCGACCGGGCCGACCACCAGCGCATGCGCCGGCGCCACACCGAACCGCACCGTTTCCCTGTCCCGCCAGCCGCGCCGCAGCGCGGGCTTGAGCATCGGATGCCGCATATCCGCCCCCGTCCTTCGTCGTCCGGCTCCCAGCATGCGCCGTGCCGCGGATTCCTGCGGAAGTTATCCACAGGCAGGGGCTGCCGGTCGTACAAGCAGTGCACGCCATGGAGTGGTTCGGCGGGCGAACCGTCCGCGGGGCGGGACTTCCCGCACTGCCAGCGGGTAACGTCGGGCGCGTGCCCGCCGACCCTTCCCACGGCCCGGGGGAAACCCCCCTGCGCCGCGCCGCCGACACATCGCGCGAGGCTTCTCCGAGCCCCCGGGCCCGCGGGTCGGGCACCAGCGCCGTCGAGGTGCGCCGCAGCTCACGGCGGCGCAGAACGGTCTCGGCGTACCGCGAGGGCAACCGCACGGTGGTCCTCATCCCGGCGCGCATGTCCGAGGCAGAGGAACGGCGTTGGGTCACCGTCATGCTCGACAAGCTCGCCGCCCAGGAGAGCAAGCGGATGCTGGGCGACGGCGAGCTGGCCCGGCGTGCCGAGCGGCTGTCCGGCCAGTATCTGGACGGCCGCGCCAGCCCCGCGTCGGTGCGCTGGGTGACCAACCAGAACACCCGCTGGGGATCGTGCACCCCCGCGGAGGGCAGCATCCGCCTCTCGCACCGCCTCCAGGGCATGCCGGAGTACGTCGTCGACTACGTCCTGCTGCACGAACTCGCCCATCTGCTCGTCCCCGGCCACGGTCCCCGTTTCTGGCGGCTGCTGGAGGCCTACCCCCGTACGGAGCGGGCCCGCGGCTACCTCGAAGGGGTGGTCGCGGCCGACCGGCTGCCCCATCTGCCCGCCGCCCGCGACGACTGACGCGGCACCGGGCGAGATCCGCCGCGCCCCGGCATCGCCCGCTGTCGGCGCCAGCGGTTAGCCTGGCGCGCAGAAGGAACTCACAGCGGAGCGGGGGACGGACGTTACGTATGGCCAGGGAATTCCAGCGGGGCCACAAGGCCAAGATCGGTGATCTGACGGCGGGAACGGATCTGTACGTCGGCGTGCAGATCGCCGGACCCGGCCTGACCTTCGACATCAGCTGCTTCGGACTGGACGCCGACGAGCGGCTGTCCGACGACCGGTACTTCGTCTTCTTCAACCAGCCCAAGACGCCCGAGGAATCGGTCCAGCTGCTCGGGGCGCAGGCCGGCGACAGCGAGTCCTTCCGGGTCACCCTCGACAAGATCCCGCCGCACATCCAGAAGCTCTCCTTCACCGCCGCGCTCGACGGTGCGGGCCAGGTCTCGCAGATCGGCCCCGGCTACCTCCGGATCGTGGCCGGCGGCGAAGAGGTCGCCCGCTACTCCTTCACCGGCAGCGAGTTCAGCACCGAACGCGCCGTCATGCTGGGCGACTTCTACCTCAAGGACGTCTGGCGCTTCGCCGCCGTCGGCCAGGGCTTCGACGGCGGACTGGAGGCGCTGCTGAAGAACTTCGGCGGCGAGGTCGCCGAGGAGGCCGAGGCCCCGGCGCCGCCCCCCGCGGCACAGGGCGCGCCCGGCTTCGCGCCGCCCTCCGGTGCGGCGGCCCCCGCACCGTCCTTCGGGGTGCCCGCCGCCCCCGCACCGCAGCAGCCCGCGCCCGACTTCGGCCCGCCCCAGGGCGCGCCGCAGGCGCCC
This portion of the Streptomyces sp. 2114.4 genome encodes:
- the nudC gene encoding NAD(+) diphosphatase — protein: MTTWTDHTAGRPLTFSAPSGIDRSAHHRLDEAWLAAAWSHPTTRVFVVSGGQALIDDTPDGRTELIMTPSFEAPLTEAHRYYLGTDDEGVSYFALQKDSLPGRMDQSARPAGLREAGLLLSPRDAGLLVHAVALENWQRLHRFCSRCGERTVIAAAGHIRRCPACGAEHYPRTDPAVIMLVTDEEDRALLGRQVHWPEGRFSTLAGFVEPGESIEQSVAREVSEEAGVVVGDVEYIASQPWPFPSSLMLGFMARATSSEIQVDGEEIEEARWFSREDLRAAFESGEVLPPYGISIAARLIELWYGKPLPKP
- a CDS encoding ATP-dependent DNA helicase UvrD2; amino-acid sequence: MTAATDSSLFPQVPDSADGVLDGLDPEQREVATALHGPVCVLAGAGTGKTRAITHRIAYGVRAGILQPASVLAVTFTARAAGEMRGRLRQLGAGGVQARTFHSAALRQLQFFWPKAVGGEVPRLLERKIQLVAEAAARCGIRLDRNELRDVTAEIEWSKVTQTVPADYPAAVVKAGREAPRDPAEVGQIYRTYEQLKRERGSIDFEDVLLLTVGVLQDRHDIAEQVRAQYQHFVVDEYQDVSPLQQRLLELWLGDRDTLCVVGDAGQTIYSFTGATPDHLLNFRTRHPNATVVRLVRDYRSSPQVVHLANGLLSQAKGRAAEQRLELVSQREAGPEPVYTEYADEPAEAEGTARRIRDLIAAGVPAGEIAVLFRINAQSEVYEQALADAGVPYQLRGAERFFERPEVREAGVKLRGAARFGANDALLDDAMDLPSEVRAVLSDMGWTSRPPAGSGAVRDRWESLAALVRLAEDFARARPAATLADLVAELDERANVQHAPTVEGVTLASLHAAKGLEWDAVFLVGLTEGMLPITYAKTDEQIEEERRLLYVGVTRARLHLGLSWSLARSPGGRASRRASRFLSGLRPGSGAAAGRRAPGALSGGIERGDGAAAVARRPRHRSPARCRVCNRTLTDAGEMKLMRCEDCPSELDEALYERLCAWRAEQAARSRQPAYCVFTDKTLMAIAEAVPGTEAELAVISGVGRRKFDRYGSDVLAICAGEELVGASEDGPGDAAKNSSEK
- a CDS encoding mycoredoxin, whose product is MAGTVTMYSTTWCGYCRRLKGQMDREGIAYTEINIEHDPESAAFVEKANGGNQTVPTVRFPDGSTLTNPSLAQVKEKVGA
- a CDS encoding AarF/ABC1/UbiB kinase family protein; its protein translation is MSDLPRKAVTRTAKLAALPLGFAGRATWGLGKRIGGRSAEIVGRELQQRTAEQLFKVLGELKGGAMKFGQALSVFESALPEEIAGPYRAALTKLQEAAPPMPTSTVHSVLAERLGEDWRELFEEFEDKPAAAASIGQVHRAVWHDGREVAVKVQYPGAGQALLSDLAQLSRFARLLGPLIPGMDIKPLITELRDRVSEELDYSLEAAAQRAHAEEFADDPDVVVPAVVHQCDEVLVTEWMDGVPLSVVIADGTDEQRDRAGQLLARFLFSGPARTGLLHADPHPGNFRLLAGNFPDGPVEEWRLGVLDFGTVDRLPEGLPPTIGTSLRMTLEGEADAVYQLLCEEGFVKESIELDPDAVLDYLLPIIEPALVDAFTFTRSWMRHQATRIGDPRSPAHQLGKQLNLPPSYLLIHRVTLSTIGVLCQLGATVRLRDELEAWLPGFVPEEEPAAPDIAGADPLGDDEIGAELGKESVEETTV
- a CDS encoding ThiF family adenylyltransferase; this encodes MRHPMLKPALRRGWRDRETVRFGVAPAHALVVGPVDTATGSFLSLIDGTRTLPQLIEEAALLDLPPEHVRGVVDRLGAAGLLEAPTAGGPPAEAVRADQAAFEQLRPDLASLSVRHPEPAGALSRMGARRAVRARVKGAGRVGAAIAALLSASGAGRVEVVDGGTVQPWDVLPGGLPAEQTGERRAVAARRLVTRCSPWARTPRPRVPVSESGEPGLSLVVLAPRDGLGAYAPDPVLCEPLLTAGIPHLYAGVIEGTGVVGPLVLPGGSACARCDELRRTDAEPAWPRLLAQWRSGRGSPAVPACDAALATAVAGVAAVQALTFLDGELPPCTGARMELAAPCATVRTVRIEPHPECGCGAAGPPGTTGASDPRP
- a CDS encoding M48 family metallopeptidase, producing the protein MPADPSHGPGETPLRRAADTSREASPSPRARGSGTSAVEVRRSSRRRRTVSAYREGNRTVVLIPARMSEAEERRWVTVMLDKLAAQESKRMLGDGELARRAERLSGQYLDGRASPASVRWVTNQNTRWGSCTPAEGSIRLSHRLQGMPEYVVDYVLLHELAHLLVPGHGPRFWRLLEAYPRTERARGYLEGVVAADRLPHLPAARDD
- a CDS encoding WhiB family transcriptional regulator; the protein is MQLQTHTPSVATDLIPPPDPQENSLLPLTELDDEIDRLGAAVPCRTYDPEVFFAESPADVEYAKTLCQTCPVREACLAGAKDRREPWGVWGGELFVQGVVVPRKRPRGRPRKNPVAA